In the genome of Daucus carota subsp. sativus chromosome 9, DH1 v3.0, whole genome shotgun sequence, the window TCTtgtgaaattttgaattttgagctTGACCCATTTGTTTGTTTGATGAGAATGTTAATCACATAAATTATCCTGAAATGTTGTTTGTTTCTTGAAAAGTTATAATTTGTGTTGTGTTTCTTGAATTTGATGTAAATTTGTGTGGAAAGATTTAATTTTTACTCATGAGCCTCTCTAGCAAGTTACTGGAAGTAATACAATTGAAGTCTCTTTGATTTGACATGTTTGGTTTTCGTAATGTGGATGATTTTGCTGATAGGTAAATTTGTGTGATTTTGTAGGCTATTTAGGGATATAAATGGATAAGTCGGCTGATGAGGATTTTATTACTGATCTGCCGCAAAGCATTATTGAAATAATCCTCACGAAGCTGCCGATAAGAGATGCTGTAAGGACTAGCATCTTGTCGAGCAAATGGAGGTACAAATGGGCTACCCTTACACAGCTTGTATTCGATGATAATTGTGTGAGTCCTTTCAATGACAGAATAGCTGCCGAGAATAAACTTGTGAAGTTCATCACTCGGTTTCTTTTTCTTCATGAAGGCCCAATCCATAAGTTTACATTATCCACTTATTACTTGCAAAGTTCTCCTGATATAGATCAATGGCTACTTTTTCTATCAAGAAAAGGTATTAAGGAATTGGTTCTCGAAGTAGGAGAAGATGAGTGGTTCAGAGCACCGTCTTGTCTTTTTGCATGCCTGAAACTGACTAGTTTGGAACTTCTTCGTTGTGAACTGGACCCTCCTCCGGAATTTGGAGGATTCTCATGTTTAAAGTATCTTAACCTACAACAAGTTCTAGTTGCTCCTGAAGTTATCGAAAACCTTATTTCAGGTTGCCCTCTTCTTGAGAGCTTGACTTTGTCATATTTCGATAGTTTAGCTCTGACTGTTCGTGCCCCGAATTTAAAATACCTTAAACTAGAAGGGGAATTCAAAGACATATGTCTTGAGTACACTCCACTTCTGGTTGTTATATCTGTTGCTATGTATATGACTGACGAAAAGACTGAGCACTTTGAGCAAAGCTCAGGTTGCAACTTTGACAAGTTTCTTGGTGGTGTACCATGTCTTGAGAGGCTCACTGGGCAAATCTACTTTACAAAGGTAAGGTGATGTTTTTGTGTTGGTGTATACTATTAGACTAAGAACATGTTATGGTGATCCTTTTCTCCAGTCTGCACTTCAAATTCACCTAGAGATATCCACTCTTGTTATTGTACACTCACCATCCGTTTTTGTTCAGTATATGAGTATAGGATATGAACTTGGAAAAGTCCCATTAACTTATGACCATCTGAAGCTCATTCAACTGTATCAAGTGAGCTTTGAAGACATGAAAGAAATATTGGTTGTTCTTCGCCTGATTTTGAGCTCTCCTAACTTGCAAGAACTTCATatctcagtaagttgtgcttaatATTATTTGTAACTTGTGTGTACTTATGTACTCATTTAAGATTACCAACGGTTCAACCCTTTAGCATTCATTTCTTTAAATAGCTTATTTATATGGTATATCCCTTTTGCTCATGTAGAGTTCATCGAACGCAATCACTGCATTTGAAGCTTCTG includes:
- the LOC108202599 gene encoding F-box/FBD/LRR-repeat protein At1g13570, which codes for MDKSADEDFITDLPQSIIEIILTKLPIRDAVRTSILSSKWRYKWATLTQLVFDDNCVSPFNDRIAAENKLVKFITRFLFLHEGPIHKFTLSTYYLQSSPDIDQWLLFLSRKGIKELVLEVGEDEWFRAPSCLFACLKLTSLELLRCELDPPPEFGGFSCLKYLNLQQVLVAPEVIENLISGCPLLESLTLSYFDSLALTVRAPNLKYLKLEGEFKDICLEYTPLLVVISVAMYMTDEKTEHFEQSSGCNFDKFLGGVPCLERLTGQIYFTKYMSIGYELGKVPLTYDHLKLIQLYQVSFEDMKEILVVLRLILSSPNLQELHISSSSNAITAFEASDLNFWETDCPTGCTLKRLKTVKISDLSGVPHEMEFLKFLLKNSPALEVMSILPGIYVSCGKLNVVIELLRFRRASPKAEIIFIQDQI